TTCAggcagaagttactctttattgagaaatGTGCTGTGCGTTGCTGTAGTCATCCAAGTCTAAGTAAGGCAGTGTACATTGaagtttatatacattttgAGGGGCATTGCTTAGGGATTGAGACAAAGCACCTGGGAGACGACCTTAAACAAAGCATGCAAATTAAGTATTCAGGTATAGGAACCCACAACAGACTCTAGAGTGTCGCAAGTCCTAATCCAATCAGCATAACTATTCAAAGAAAAAGGACAGGGGCTCCAAGAGCCATTAATGACAAAAGGTGAGAATCTCAGTAATCTGACTCATTAGATATACAATAAAGAGAACAGGAACTGGCATAAACCTCTTGCTGGAAACTTTGCTAAAAGAATCATTCATCTGATGTCATCTTTACCttaaaaatgctaaatacaGTGTACTTCACCTTAGTATTTAATGTGATGTTATGTCAGGACGTAGGATCAGCAGATCTTAtacagattcttaaatttgtaatcccACAAGTGCCATACTTGGATATGAAGTTAGAGCACAAAGCATTGGTATTGATGGACAATCTCTGTCCATTgattttcctattatcactgtgaagctgctttgaaaccatctgtattgtaaaaagcactatataaatgagGATGACTTGACTATTGACCCATCCTTCAGAAACGACTTTtttgcaaatccagcattgtaCTGACCCTCGTTGGTGAAGCAGTCATGcgcaaatatataaaattttaccAATATTCTCCAGCACTTTtccttcaaaaattaaattcaaCCACGGTTTCCTCAGTGGCTCGGATGCCAGGAGTCTATGAGACTTGGTACATCCTGTACAAACCCAccccaaacaaacacatcgaattcacagttcagtcttttgaaattgtaggttttgcttgtAAAGTTAgtactttactacagagcaaacaggaaggctgcccatctcgcttattaacagcaaactgattcttcttacctttactgctgatgctgcgactcttcttgtttgcatgtgttccttCTTTGTATGTTCCACATTTAGTTTTTCTCCtctaataacaaatttgaccattttgaggcttaaatttacaaaaataatggCAACTGTTTGAATTCTTCCAAAGCGTGCACTTGTAAGTGTTCGTTTCGTTAACTGAGTGATTTCGCCAttgcctgatgtctgaaaataaaaaatgctcaccaaaatgattttatatgacaaatagtcaagtcaagtcacctttatttatatagcgctttttacaatgcagattgtttcaaagcagctttacattgataactggtacatcatttttgctgcacagcagctcttcaagtgtcaatgcaggcagatcaaagcactgttgaataaatgtcaagaatactgttgaatatcaaatgtcaagtcaagtgtccccaactaagcaagccaaaggcaacagcgacaaggaacccaaactccaacaggtgacatcaggtcatatataaataaagcattatagctcatttatatttatttaattcacttcagtttaaatttaaaaacaaaaataaattgtaatgctataattaaatttttttaattgtggtCGGCATATTGCGGGCCGCATTTACATTCGTGACGGGccgcaggttgagaaccactgtatcaaaaactaataaattatagttttttatttaaaataaaagcgaTTACAAAGGAAATGTTTactgttcatgtttttttataGTATGGAAAAAtcccacttaaaaaaaaaacagaccgcCATTAAATTTTACCTCTCGCGCACCCCCTGGTGGCAGCTCGCGTACCCCTGGGGGTGCACATACCACACTTTGGGAATCCCTGGTCTATGCTAAAAGGGCAGATCACCAGTCATGGGTGGGGTTTCCCTACTCTTACATAGGAGTAGGGGGAAATATAAAACAGAGCATTCTGAGAGATTGAAAATGATAAATGGGGATTATAAAAAAagggtggatttttaccattataggctggttgtttacacacGCTGTGGACACATgtctgtgttcaaacaccttataaaagtgaattttgcataatatgtcccctttaaatcttgactattttatttttgatgttcCTCATTCCTGTCGGATTGAAGTTAAAGCacagttatatatattttctgagGCAAAAGCATTTTCCATTACAATCTGCCTTCATTTACTGTGGAATTTCAATATCTCATTCACATATTCATCACTTGATATTCTTCTCCTGTTTCAGACCTTTGTGAATGACTTGAGAATTCCAGACCAAACATACATAACCCTCAAGCTGTCGGACATTGTTCGTTTTGGATATGATATCCTTTTTCATGTTTAGTTTTCATAAGTATGCCAAAACATGAAACGTTAAATTTGGTTGAGACAGTTTGTTGTACAAAATTTTGATGAGATTTTTACCATGATTTGAATGAGTCACAGCCTTGTTGGCTCCTGTCTGCTTAAGTATTCATCTTTAAGATTTATATACATCTAAGTTGTAATGTACTGACTTAACATTAAGAGCACATTCACATGTGTATATTCTTGAAAAGAGTCAACATAAAGTCCCTGAAGAGGCCCTCAAGGTATGGTTCTatctgtttgtgtatgtgtctattttattttctgtctaTAGCAAGGGTGctcaaccctgttcctggagatctacccacctgcaaagtttagttccaactagggctgggcaatatatcgaatgcttttgtcacgcgcatttcatcagtaaagccggttccctgattgccgctaaatcgccatcacctgctttcaaatgaagcggcattttaatagacagagccgtaattcactgataagccacgcaatatcgtgttcaatATCAACGGTGATTCATATGAGATGAGAATCTCCTTATAATATATAATCTCtggctgaactctgcaggaaggtagatctgcaggaacagggttgggcacCCCTGATCTATATAAAAACTAATTATGTATGTTTTatccatttaatattttggtgcGCTGCCCCCTTCTGTGTCAGCATGAGAAGTACACCAGTCAGCTGCAGATGGGCATAAAATCTACAGAGGGCAAGCAACAGAACCTGCAGGAAGAAAGGTCCAAATTGGAGCGTTCTGAACGCAAGAGTCTCACAGGTGAGAGTGATAAAGAATGACCAAAAATCAGGAGAAAAATAAATTGAGAGAGtgataaaaagaataaaacaaaatgcttTGTAACGTGGAGTACAGAGGATATCTAACAATAAGATTCTGTCTCTTATCTACAGTATTTGTTAATCTCTGTTTATCTGTAACACTGCAGTACAGTGGCCTGGTTTGTTTGTAAACCCCTCCTAGTTGAGCTTTTGGTCAGGTGACAGATACTAGATAATCCTTAAAGATATCTTCCTATATATGTCATATCTATTatcttttatatcttttattacaaataatattatcaGATTTAATTTTACAGAAACTAAAATTGGGAGAtcaacatgattttttttttttgaggttttttttgagtttttagataaaatattgaaataatagtaataataatagaaactgtaaaaataactaataatattTGTTACATTACAGGGCATAGATTATGCTAAGAGTAATACTAATGGGCAACATTTCAGATGATGTATTTAATTTCTAGATAAGCTTACACATGgttattgttttttgttctattgtaattgttaacaTGCATTGTGTgtaatacaggtgctggtcatataattagaatatcatcagaaagttgatttatttcactaatttcatgtttaaatgtttatttcttttaattttgatgattataaccaGACAACTaaagaaaatcccaaattcagtatctcagaaaattataatattgtgaaaaggttcaatattgaagacacctggtgccacactctaatcagacTTAATATAATCAAcgcaaaacacctgcaaaggcctttaaatggtctctcagtctagttctgtaggctacactatcatggggaagactgctaacttgacagttgtccaaaagatgacCATTGGCATCTTGCACAAgaagggcaagacacaaaaggtcattgcaaaagaggctggctgtgcacagagctctgtgtccaagcactttaatatagagaggcgaagggaaggaaaagatgtggtagaaaaaaagtgtacaagcaatagggataaccgcaccctggagaggattgtgaaacaaaaccctttcataaatgtgggggagattcacaaagagtggactgcagctggagtcagtgcttcaagaaccactacgcacagacgtatgcaagacatgggtttcagctgtcacattccttgtgtcaagccactcttaaacaacagacagcgtcagaagcgtctctcctgtgctaaagacaaaaaggactgctGCTgggtggtccaaagttatgttctctgatgaaagtgaattttgcatttcctttggaaatcagggtcccagagtctggaggaagagaggagaggcacataatccacattgcttgagttccagtgtgaagtttccacagtcagtgatggtttggggtgccatgtcatctgctggtgttggtccactgcgttttctgaggtccaaggtcaacgcagccgtataccaggaagttttagagcccttcatgcttcctgctgctgaccaactttatagagatgcagatttcattttccaacaggacttggcacctgcacacagtgccaaagctaccagtacctggtttaaggaccatggtatccctgttcttaattggccagcaaactcgcctgaccttaaccccatagaaaatctatggggtattgtgaagaggaagatgtgatatgccagacccaacaatgcagaggagctgaaggccactatcagagcaacctgggctctcataacacctgagcagtgccacagactgatcgactccatgccacgccgcattgctgcagtaattcgggcaaaaggagccccaactaagtattgagtgctgtacatgcatacttttcatgttcatacttttcagttggccaagatttctaaaaatcctttctttgtattggtcttaagtaatattataattttctgagatactgaatttgggattttcctcagttgtcagttataatcatcaaaattaaaagaaataaacatttgaaatatatcagtctgtgtgtaatgaatgaatataatataaaagtttaactttttgaatggaattagtgaaataaatcaactttttgatgatattctaattatatgaccagcacctataTAGACACTTTAGTATAAAAGTATACAGTATACACGACATCTACAGGACAGTATATCAGATTTCCACAAGAAAACTTGTTTTAGGTTATATACTGATTGGTCATATGGCTAACACATTTTCTAAAGTCAAAATATAATACAGATTGTTCCAGTATGCTAGATGTTTGGAATAAGGATGATAatctatatattttgttttatagtaaacTGTAAGAGCTACTCCAGCAGTGGTGAcagtgatgaagtgttaaagaatttcttgttgaataaattatgattagTATGGTAAGTAACTCATCATCTCTCTTTATCTCTCAtaccctctctttctctttctgggTTTACATGTGTTCCACTTCAGAGTCCCCTGTACCCCGACCAACACCATTATATGGCCAGCCATCATGGTGGGGTGAGGAGGACTCTGGGAACAAGGGAGGACACAATGAAGTACGAAGGTCAAGTGACAATCATTCAGGTAAGCACTTGTCCTCCCTTACGGCCACTTTCATGTGTTTTTGATATGGACATTTGTCTTATTACCATGTTTACAGTATGGTGTGGGTGTCTGTCGACAGAGATCACAAAGGAAGCCCCGACAGCTGAGGATGAATTTAACGTCTCTGTTCAAGAGATTCGTGACAGCCAGGCCAAGTCAACCTATCTGTACCATCGAGAGCCCAGCTATTTTGAAATTCCAACAAAGGAGTTCCATATGCATCCCAAGTCCCCAGAGACGGATTTGATTGACATCCCAACCAAAGACACCAACGTTCCTCTGATTTCTACACCTCCAGTTGTCCAAAGTCATGCTTCTTTTACTATCGAGTTTGATGACTGCATGCCAGGAAAGATTAAAATCAAGGATCATGTGACCAAGTTCTCCTCTCGTCAGCGTAGCAAGCAGCAGCCAAGTAATTCTTTGACAGCCACACCCACAGAGGTTCTGTCAGCTGAGAGCAAGGTGGCTGATTGGCTTGTGCAGAGTGATGTTAGAATGATGTGCAGGCGGCCACCCTGTGAGGATGTGTACAGCACTAAGAGTGacttagcaatgcatattcGGACACTCAAAGGTAAGAGACATCTTACACTACCTTAAAACACCCACTGATACCAAATGTTCTATGCAtaatattctaaaatatatatacgtGTCCTATGTGAATACCTCGTTACTCATTCTGTGGCTGTTCTGCCTGCTCTGAATAGGTCTAGGTGAGGTAAACTGGCTGTAGTCTTTGCAAAAACATGAAGATTCTGCTTCAAGCTTCAATTGTCTTGATTTTAGCAAAAAATGATTATAGAATTATTATAGAATTGACATATAGGCTACGAGGAATGATTAATTGCAGTAATTTTTATCACattattttctttataattAGTTGCACTGCATTTATGCATTAGATTGGCAGCCATAATATACACTAAATTTGTAATCTTAATAGGACACCATCATGAAGATGGAACCCAGAGTGATTCAGAAGACCCTGTAATGAAAGGAAAACGCAGCAAGTCCCATCATTCCATGCAATCACAATCATCAGTACAGTCACACCAGTCAGCTCAATTAAAGACATCCGAACCATCAGAATCATTTCTGTCCCAGCAGTCAATACCAAAAACTCATCATCCTCAGTCAGTCTCACCACACAAACACCATCAAAGTGATCTTGATGAAAGTGAGGCTCATCATGTACAAGAAGCCTCCTCTCCTCCCCAGACAGAGGTTAAGCCAATTCACACTGAGCCTCACACCCAGCAGGCCTTTATTATTGAGTTCTTTGATGATAATCCCAGAAAGAAGCGGTCACAGTCCTTTACCCACAACTCTGCACATGCTGATTCCTACTCTGCATTGAAGGCCAAACTAGAGAGACGCAAAGGTCTGGCTCATGGGGAAAGGCCAGCCTCTGTGCATGGGCATGTTCCTCCAACACAGCAAATCACTGTTCCATTGAAAGGTTCAAGCCATGGAGGTTCACAGCGGTCAAGCTCACTGAAGAGAGAGAAGACAGAAGACAATGGGACCAGCACATCTTTATTAGGGACCTCGTCTCGCTCTTCACCAGCAATCTCCATTAAGCCTTTTGGGAGTGTGGGCAAGAAGTCCAATCTTGCTCAGGAATTTACTGCAGAGTTCTTGAAGGATACAGGAAAGACTTCCCCACCTCCCATGTCTGCCCCACCTGTGATGATGTCTCCATCACTCACTCTTTTACCCTCCCCAGCAGAACCCTCTGGACCCTCTTCTGTGTCGTACCCGTCTTCTCCTTCTCAGCTACCTGCATTATCCCAGTCTCTTCTCCCAGTATCCTCACCTGTCTCTGTCCCTTCTCAAGCCCCTGGAAGGTGTCCAGTTTCTAGTGCCTCCCCAATCTGCTCAGCTGGGTCATCTGTGCCCCAGTTTTCACCACTATTAGTTAGTGGTGTTGAAACTAAGGGCTCAAGGGTGACCCGAACTGAGGAGGAGGACAGTCTGAGTGACGCTGGTACCTACACAATTGAGACAGAGTCACAAGATAAGGAAGTGGAGGAAGCTAGAAGTATGATTGACCAGGTGACaaagtttttctctttttttgggAGTTACTATAGACACTATAGATATAGTATACATACTGTATTACAATTGGTGTTAAATTCTCCAATCACATTTGATTATAGTGTGATTAATAGTATAGTATCTTATAGTGTCCCTACAGATACTATAAGTATGTGATTGGTAAGTTAAATGGTAAGAGTAGAAAACTGTGGCTCTGTGGCACTTTCAAAGCAATGTACTGATTACAATGTTTGAGTTGTCTGAAATGTAAATTTCTGTTTCAACTGCTGGTGTGAATTTGGGATGCACTACCTGTTTGACCAATGTGGTCAGAACAATGGAAGACAGTAGTTTTTTAGAAACATGGTAAATCATATTTGTTCACATTTCACAGGTGTTTGGTGTTTTAGATGCACCAGAATACAGTGGTCAGACTGTTGGAGTTTATAGGCCTGTGATTGATGATGGTAAAGATGAGCAACTATTCTTTAGTCATAGCCACAGTATGGCAGCTGATGTAATGTCGACATCATCACAGGGCCATGGTGGAGACCAAGTCATCTCACTGCAGGTATTGTAATGTACTGCTCTGACATCAGTGCTGTCCTTCATTACAGATATGTTGCCCTAACCGTGTCAGTAAATAGTGAACAATTAATGCAATTATGATTGTCAGTTGTTGCCCTTTGTGATTTAGGCACATCCAGGTGTAGGAGGGCCTAAATGGGTCTCACGCTGGGCCAGCCTAGCAGACACTTATAGTGATCCTGGGGCTACACAAGGATCTATGGGAATTCCACCCCATAGTGGGCCTGCAGACAGAGGTATTTTCATTGAAAATCACAAGTGGTGTTTGAACAAATTGGCATTtcaataaaaattttaatatcattatgAATAGGccagcaaaataacaattttcactcttttgattttgaagatgaTAGAGTGACATTAATGATTAGTCAAAGCTCAGATATCTCAGAATCAGAGGGCAGTCAAGGTTCCAGGACCAGAAGGCTACTTCCTCAGGTTCCACCAGGAGAAAAACTTGAGAACACAACCCCTAGTATCTTGATCCGGCATGAAACAAACTTGGACCATGAACCACCAGAGAAAGGTTCTAGAGCACCACAGCAGCAGGACTGCACTCAGAGGCTTCGTGTCCAAGATGACGTGGACCCAGACAGTTTGAGTGACACCAGCCGTTCAGATGACAGCTCTGTCCTTGATAGGAGTAGAAGGAGCCAAGGAGAGAGAGGAACTTCAACACCCTCACCTTCTGAAAATGTAAACCATTCTAGAGGGTTAAGAGAGATGCCACCACCCACTCCCAAACCCACCTCATTTTATATTGGTTCTGAAGATGGTTCATGCAAGTCAGATGCATCCAAAAGTCCAATTCTTTCACAGCCAGAGAGAGACTACTCTCCTAAGATGCCTCCAACCACTGTCTTGATACGACATTTGAGTGGCCATGAGTCTAGGCGTCCAGTGAAGCCCAACTCGTCAGCCCCGAACCTTCAGGCACATACCAGGGATGTAGTGCCCACCAAAGAGACCTCAACCTCATTTGTTCGGCAGGAGAGTTTTACCAAAGATGGGCCAAGTGACAACATTCAAGTCAAGAAATTACCACATATCTCTAGTCATCCTGCTTTGAGAAGCTTGGATACAGAGGAAACTGTCCAAGATACATTTCCCTTTCCTAAGGAAGCAGAGAAATCTTTGGCATCATCAGAAGAGAAGGTACCTGGATCTAGTCAACGTTTAAAAACAGGAAGCTCTCCTGCACAAGATGACTCCCTGTCTGGTGATTCAGATGTTGATACCGCCAGTACTGTAAGCATGGTCAGCAGTAAAAATGCTCCTGTCAGTGCACTTAAGAAGCGCACATCTGCAAGTGACCCGCGTAAAGAGAAATTATCTTCCGGTTTACCTGCACAAGACAAAGCACGGCAACCTACAGCCCGTGAACGGCTATCAGAAAAACGCAGAAATCATGCCTCGGCAGATAAtaccagtaaaactgaaatGAGTCGTCGGCTCCAACTTCGTCGCAGTGCTGGTAACCGTGGTTCTTTAGACCTTTCAGATAATCAGCATGGTCAACAGCTGTGGCCTGAAGCTGCTGCTTCTGACCATGAGTCAAGTTCACGGGCCAACAACCGCAAAAAACTCACTGTATCCCTGCAGAAGGAGGAACCCAATAAGGTGACCAAAGGAAGCCATCAGGTACT
This genomic window from Chanodichthys erythropterus isolate Z2021 chromosome 4, ASM2448905v1, whole genome shotgun sequence contains:
- the cep170bb gene encoding centrosomal protein of 170 kDa protein B produces the protein MSVTSWFLVSSSGTRHRLPREMIFVGREDCELMLQSRSVDKQHAVINYNPATDEHLVKDLGSLNGTFVNDLRIPDQTYITLKLSDIVRFGYDSHVYILEKSQHKVPEEALKHEKYTSQLQMGIKSTEGKQQNLQEERSKLERSERKSLTESPVPRPTPLYGQPSWWGEEDSGNKGGHNEVRRSSDNHSEITKEAPTAEDEFNVSVQEIRDSQAKSTYLYHREPSYFEIPTKEFHMHPKSPETDLIDIPTKDTNVPLISTPPVVQSHASFTIEFDDCMPGKIKIKDHVTKFSSRQRSKQQPSNSLTATPTEVLSAESKVADWLVQSDVRMMCRRPPCEDVYSTKSDLAMHIRTLKGHHHEDGTQSDSEDPVMKGKRSKSHHSMQSQSSVQSHQSAQLKTSEPSESFLSQQSIPKTHHPQSVSPHKHHQSDLDESEAHHVQEASSPPQTEVKPIHTEPHTQQAFIIEFFDDNPRKKRSQSFTHNSAHADSYSALKAKLERRKGLAHGERPASVHGHVPPTQQITVPLKGSSHGGSQRSSSLKREKTEDNGTSTSLLGTSSRSSPAISIKPFGSVGKKSNLAQEFTAEFLKDTGKTSPPPMSAPPVMMSPSLTLLPSPAEPSGPSSVSYPSSPSQLPALSQSLLPVSSPVSVPSQAPGRCPVSSASPICSAGSSVPQFSPLLVSGVETKGSRVTRTEEEDSLSDAGTYTIETESQDKEVEEARSMIDQVFGVLDAPEYSGQTVGVYRPVIDDGKDEQLFFSHSHSMAADVMSTSSQGHGGDQVISLQAHPGVGGPKWVSRWASLADTYSDPGATQGSMGIPPHSGPADRDDRVTLMISQSSDISESEGSQGSRTRRLLPQVPPGEKLENTTPSILIRHETNLDHEPPEKGSRAPQQQDCTQRLRVQDDVDPDSLSDTSRSDDSSVLDRSRRSQGERGTSTPSPSENVNHSRGLREMPPPTPKPTSFYIGSEDGSCKSDASKSPILSQPERDYSPKMPPTTVLIRHLSGHESRRPVKPNSSAPNLQAHTRDVVPTKETSTSFVRQESFTKDGPSDNIQVKKLPHISSHPALRSLDTEETVQDTFPFPKEAEKSLASSEEKVPGSSQRLKTGSSPAQDDSLSGDSDVDTASTVSMVSSKNAPVSALKKRTSASDPRKEKLSSGLPAQDKARQPTARERLSEKRRNHASADNTSKTEMSRRLQLRRSAGNRGSLDLSDNQHGQQLWPEAAASDHESSSRANNRKKLTVSLQKEEPNKVTKGSHQVLTRSNSLSAPRPTRASMLRRARLGEASDNEGAETDHASQSSDHSKTPAEGKKLSRLDILAMPRKRTRSFTVPSDNESTSSKHGISNRPTEASNTVRKGASSEVRQATSKGTASVGKYSSIRTRSNQVKNSSTAGSHRRQKDSDYSSTSEEEFETNSNSKQKRSHASASTQTQTPQKTVQMRLKCGSLETEEDETQNEHFQNWSTHSAEIARLSQDLAKDLAILAREIHDVAGDGDSQASSGIGATTSPSSIPNTPASTISTREERPFASLQRFLLPQLVQHIPEASLNYQKVPPGSTSPIDQDSNMNDHDSSRRRPWNREEVILDNLMLNPVSQLSQAIRENTEQLAEKMKVLFHNKTEVWEEIEAKINAENEVPILKTSNKEISSILQELRRVQRQLEVINTIVEPGGILKLPPMATSSRGKSKSASKEFTGPTSSNTNASAKRSPRGPEGGRYVV